The Infirmifilum lucidum DNA segment AAATTTATTGTCTTGTTTACGTCGTCCAGAGCGTTTATAGCCTGTGCAACGAATAGATCCCTCTTCTCGGCCACTTCTTTGACCTTCAGTCGAGTTAGCTGGAGCATTAGTTCATGTACCAGGCTATAATATTCCTGGGGTTTTACCCCAACTGTCTTTTCAATAATAGAGGTTAAGTTCTCTCTAGCCTTTAATATTGCGTCGCCCCTGGTAGCTGACTCAACGCGGGCATCCTTAAGATTATTTGAAATAAACCTACCCAGGTCATTATCCTCCACGACGAGCTCGTCTTCTTTCTTGATGTTGCTGGCTATGAATTCTAGGATTTTCTCGGAGAGTCTCCCTTGCTCCATGTCGTAGAGAAGCCTAACGTGTTCTTCCCGCGACATGCTGTCTCTATATAACTTGTAGAAAGCTATCGGCTCTCCGTGCTCGTCGAGAATGTACACAGCTAGGGGAGTTATGAATAAGTATTTCTTGGCCATACCTAACCAAGGAGATAGTGCTCAGCTCAACTTTATATTCTTAGTTATGTGGTTGATTAGGCTGTTAACTACTATGTATGGGCGTAGGACTCCCCCATCCTGCTTTCCAGGTTCTTTCCCTGTCGGCTGACCCTTCGGCGAAATTGATTTATGTCTGAACAGCATGTCATAGAGAAGACATTCTTATGCGACCAATCGGTAAGGTAAGGCTCTTCACGCGAAACAAGAATCTCTTGGTTGAAGCCGGAGAAGTTCCCGAAATTGGTGAAAAAGTATACGACGAGAAAATGGCCGTGGTAGGCTATGTCTACGACGTTATAGGACCAGTTAGCGCTCCATTTGTTCTCGTCAAGGTCGACGAGAGCCGCTGGAAGCCTGAGGCCTTTATAGGCAAAATCCTCTACTGGAAGGGGAGCCCCCGACGCAATGGTAAGAAGAAGAGAGGCGTAAAAACACATGTCGGAAGGTAAGTGCCCGAACTGTGGGTCAACAGTCCCTCCCATGCTTAACATAGAGACAGGCGAGTACTTCTGCCCTGTTTGCGGCTATGTGTATGGGCCAATAGCTGAGCCTCTAAAGCCGAGGTCTCAGGAAGAGTACCGCAAGAAGATACACAGCGAGAGAATGCCCAAGAACCCTGATACGACACCAAAGTTGGTTATTCGCAAACACCTCGCTGGGAGCAGGAAGCTGTTGCAAGAGTCCAGCAAAACTGGGAAGTATGAGACCTACCTGTTGCAGGTTCAAAGAGAGTTCAACATACCAGGCTATGTTATAGCAGAAGTGAAGAGTGAGTTTGAAAAAATTAGGAAAGCCGGGGGGTTGAAGGGTAGGAGCCATAGGCTAGTAATTGCAACGCTTCTCTTCCACGTATCGAAGAGATACCCTAATGTTAACTTTACTAGGGAGCAGCTGGAAAAAATAGCTGGCGTAGGCATCAGGCAGGTTTACCGCACATACCGTGTGCTTGTTAAGGAAGGCTATATTGAGGCTACTAACACAGGTGTTGTGCGGAAACCAAGCCAGTACTTACCGTCTATTCTCAGCCGCTTGAAGTTGGAGATCCAAGGTAGGATCGGAGAAAGGGATCATCTGTTCAGTAGCATGCCAGAACACTTACTAGTCAAGTCCGCTGATGCTTTTGCGTCATTGCTTCAGGGGACTAGACCCATAGGAGTTGCCGGTGCTACAGTATATCTCTTTACTAAACTGCTAGGCTATAGACTTAATCAAGATTTTGTTGCAAAAGTAGCCGGTGTATCTCCATTAACCATACGGAGGATTCTGAAGCAAATTACAAGAGAGACTGACTTGACTATCGAAATATAGCGTACCCATATTGTAAAATAATCATTTTTAAGACTATAGCTTTAAATAATGACTAGCATAAGGCTACATGCACGTCTAGTCTACCCTTGATGCACGGTGACCCTATGGCAGTAATTAACGAGGATGTACAAACACTAAGGCAACAGTTTCATGACCTCAGGAATAGGCTTCGAGAGCTCACTGAAAAGATCTCTGAAGTGCGCTCCAATAGGGACGTAGCAAACAGCGAAGTGAAGAAGCTCTCTGCGGAGATAAGAGCGCTCAGAGAGCAACTCCTGCAGATTAGACAGCAAATCTCTCAGCTCGCAGAGAAGAAGAAGGAACTATACGATAAACTCGTCGCAAAACGCGAGGAGCGTAGGAAGCTCATCGACGAGTTAAACAAAACTCGAGAGGAGTTGAGGAAGTTCAACAACGAGTACAAGTCGCTCAGAAGCTTTCTAGGCACTAAGAACTACGATGAAAACGAGCTCAGGAACAAAATTGAACAACTCGAGTGGCAGTACCAGACAATGACCCTGCCCCCTGAGGTTGAAAAAATCCTAATAAACAAGATCCGCAGTCTAGAGTCGATCTACCTCAACGTAAAACACTTAAATGAACTTAGAGCGCGACTTGAAGAGACGAGGCAACGCGTACCTCAGTTGAAGGAGCGGATATCGCGGCTCAGCGAGGAACTCAAACAGATAATAGCCGACTACCTCAGAGTAAAAGAAGAAATGCAAAACTTGAAGGCTCAGCGCGACGAGCTATTCCAGAGGATCCAAAGCCTGAGACAAGAAAGGGATAGCATTAGGGAGAGAGCTAACGCGTACCACCAGGAGCTCCTCTCGCTTCTTCAGGAGGAAAAGTCTCTCAGGGAAGAGTTGGAGAGGGTTTCAGTACTCCTGAAGGCGAAGGAGCTATCACAGCACCTGGAGGAGCGCAAGAAACTGCTCTACGGTAAAGCCTTAGAGGCCTACGAAAAGTACAAGAGGGGAGAGGCGCTATCCCTCGACGAATTTAAGCTACTCTACGAGTTTAACATGCTCGGCAGTGATCTCCAGAAGAGCTCCTAGACACCGTCCCACAATAACAAGTAATAACCTTGATTTCCTAGAGTTTTAAGTTGCATGGGGTGGAATAGAATGCCACGTAGGTATAGTTTACAGATAGCAATCGATGTTGTAGACGAGTCTCAAGCATTGAGAATTGCAGGCATTGTCGGGGATATCTGTCGTAATAGGTTGGTTGAATGTGACAGGCTAATAGTAGAGGCTGGAACCCCCCTAATTAAACTACTTGGCCTGACGATATTGCCGAAGCTCAAATTAGCATCTCCGGGTATACCGCTAGTAGCTGACTTGAAAATAGCGGACGTCGGAAAACTCGAGGCGGGTCTGGCCTACGGTCTCCAGGCGGACAGCGTATCCGTCCTGGCTTTAGCTCCTAGGTCCACTTTGAAATCTGTCCTCGAGACAGGAATCGAGTACGGTAAAGGCGTTGTCGTGGACTTTATAGGCGTCTCAGATCTGAGGACGCGTGCAGAAGTCGTAGTGGGGCTCGTAAGAGAGGTGTCATTCCCAGAGGAAGACCTTGTATTCGAATTTCACCGCGGTATTGACGAGGAAAAAGGGAGGCCAGCAGAAGAGTTCTTCAGGGAGGTCGTGCACGTAGCAGAGTATGTCAGGAAAACTTTACCCAGATCTAAGATAGCCGTCGCGGGTGGGTTAACGCCGCAGTTAAAACAGGAAATTAGAGCACTGCTGGAGGCCGATATATATGTCGTGGGGAGGTACATTACTTCGAGCCCTACAGTTGAACGTATACTAGAGTTCTTTAATGATCGGAATGACTAGCTAGTCTTTGGTCGTATACTCGAAGTCTTCTCCGCCCCTATATATTTGCTGGAGATAGAAGTAAACTGCGTCTAAATTCTGGCTTCTCTTCGCGGAAACCATCACTATTGGTACTAGGTCTAGGAAGTCTAGTACTAACCGCACGACACTCCTCGAGAATTGTACATCGTAGTCCCGCGGGAACCTTGCTATCTCGTTTTCAAGTATCTCTGGGCTTGAAATCCACGCTGATATTCTTTCTCTCTCGGCCTCAGAAAGCACGTCTATTTTATTCAGGAGAATAGTGAGCGGCAGTTTCAGACGGTAAAATACAGAGGCTGCGAGGAAGATCTGCGATACAAAGCTATATGGGTCTGTTGAAAGCGTGGCGTCTAGCAGGAATGCTGTAGCACACTTCCTATCACTTTTACACAACGAACTAACAATGATGCCTCCACTTTGCCTAAACATGAAAAGCTCCATTTGGCCTGGCGTATCTAGCAGAACATACCCCTCCGGTGTACTGTCTATTCCCTTATCTATCGATGGTAGGTGCTCTATCGACATGTCAACCGCAGCAATGATAGCCCCATTAGGGCCAAGTCCGTATTCCTCTAGGACGTCTCTGATGAAAACGTGTTCTCTAATATCTACATCTGGAACGTACTCGAGATTCTCTACTGCAGGATCCAGGTTTACAGTGGAGACTGGCGCCTCTTGGCTCTGGAGCCAGTCGCGGAAGCTAGCTGTAAATGTTGATTTGCCCGACCCAGCGGGCCCGATTATGAAGACTAGCATGCGCATTCTCTCTCCATCTCTTTAGACAGGCAAGTAATAAATTCAGGTTTTTCGTAATGAAGTGATAGGCGGAACGAGAAATGGCGTCGAGGTCCAAGGCCTCACTAAGCGAGGAGAGCATCGAGAAACTGGAGGAAACATCAGTGCAATTTGAACTGCTAGAGAGAAAAGTACTGGAGGCAGTGAAGGAATCCGGAGAGGCAGGAATACTACAGAAGGAGCTATGGAAGAGACTCAGCCTAGATAGTAGGAGGGGGCTTAGAATAATTCGTAAACTAGAAGAACAAGGGTTGATCCTGCGAGAGCAGGTCATCTTACATGGACGTAAAACATACATTGTTAGACCTGCCCTCAAGCTTAAAAAAGAAGTCATAATCCCAGACTTCCTCGACGAGGTTCCGTGCTTCTACTGCCCAAGTCTCGCGAAATGTGCGAGCGGTGAAGTCGACTTCCATAACTGTCCGACCCTGAAGAGGTGGCTCGCTAATGAGTGAGCGCATACTGAGGGTCTTTGTAGCCGTAAAGGTAGACAGGCCTGAAGTAGTAGCGAAGATTAAGGTTTTCCAGGAGGAACTAGAAAGGGCTGGATTAAAGGCTAAGTTCGTAGAGGCCGAAAACCTGCACATAACCTTACAATTCATAGGAGAAATACCACAGGAGAAGGTTCAAAGCATTAAGGTTAAACTGCGTGAAGTGAGGGCTAGCCCATTCGTGATGGAGCTAGAGGGTGTTGGGGCTTTTCCAAGCCTCAAGAATCCTAGGGTTGTCTGGATCGGCGTGAAGAGGGGTGCAGAGGAGCTGTCTCAGCTCGCCCACAAAGTCTCCCAGGCTATACTCGCGACAGGAGTTAGAGTTGAGCGAGAAGAGTTTATACCGCATCTAACAATTGCGCGGGTAAAAGCCCCGCTTAACGGCGAAGCCAGGAGAATAATTGAAGGGAATTCCGCGACACTGTTCGGCGAGCAGGATGTGACGAGATTCTACCTAGTAAAGAGCACTCTCACGCCCCGAGGATCTATATACACAGATCTTGCCGTGTACCAGTTAACATAGGTGTGCTACCTCTAATGACTAGCGCAGGGTGCGTAGAGGGCAACTATCCTGAATGCCTTTTAAAGTACTTCTCAAGACTCGAACCCTCTGAGGAGCAGAGAGAAAAAATCTCAAAAGTTGCAGACCAGGCTATTGGGACTCTACATAAGATAATCGAGTCAAGGGAGCTTCAAAATATAATTCATGAGGTTTCGATACATGGATCCTTTGCCAGGGACACGTGGTTACCCGAGGACGTAGATATCGACATATTTATCTTGTTCGACGAGAGAGTAGGCGTTGAAGATCTACGCAAAATCACCGAGGCTCTAAGCGCCCAGCTCGCGGATAGGCTCGGAGCAGAGCTCGAGACACGCTTTGCCGCTCATCCCTATTTCGTAGTTAAATACCGGGGAGTAGAACTCGAGTTAGTACCAGCTTACAAGGTAGAAAAGCCGGAAGAGATGAAGTCTGCAGTGGATAGAACACCCTTCCACACGGACTATGTTGTCTCCCAACTGCGGAAGAATCCAGGCCTCAAGAGGGATATCCGCATATTTAAGGCCCTACTCCGCCGCCTCAATATCTACGGCGCTGAGGCAGAGGTTAAGGGATTCTCCGGCTACCTCTCAGAAGTCCTTATCATACACTTTGGAGGCCTCACCCCCCTCTTACGGGCTGTTGCTAAGTGGGTTCCGTGGAGAGTCGTTATCCCGGAAAGCGCGCAGAAGCTACGAGGCTCTGCGCCCCTAGTTGTACTCGACCCCGTTGATCCACGCCGTAATGCCGCGGCGGCAGTAGGAGTAGAGCAACTCTCGAAGCTTATAGCATTCGCAAACACATTCACATATAAGCCGGAAATTCTCTGCTGTATTTTAGAAGACTTGGAAGAAGAAGTAGAATATACTCCAGACGGAGATACCCTTATCTTACGATTAAGGGATCACCCTCCTCTCGTCCAGGATGCGCTAGCTGGGAAGATTAGCAGGGTACTTGACTCCGTTACGAATACGTTACAAAGGTACAATTTTAAAGTGTTGAGGAAACTCTACCTCAAATTGGAAGATGAACATCTATTAGTTTTCCAGCTCGAGGCACTCGAGCTCCCAATTTACGAGAAGAAAATAGGCCCACCCGTCTGGCATAAGAACATTATAAATTTCCTCAGTAAGTGGGCATCGAATCTGCCAGCCCCTTTCGTTGAGGGCGACAGAGCAGTAGTTGTGGCGCCTAGAAAAATTCGCAGGGCAATTGACACAGTAAAAGAGGTGTTGAGGGTCTATAGGGGGTTTGAGTGGGAAATACATGACGCCCCCTCCTTCCTAGAGGGGCTTGCACAGGATAAGAAGTACATGCTACTCAAGGCATTAGCGGGGTACGAGCCTTGGATTATATGTTTGAGGAGATGTTTAGGTGGCTCCCCGTCATAGCATATCCTTCCTTTGACAGGAACGCCTTCGCTAGGAGGGTCACGGAGGCGCTATTACTGGGCATTAGACGCTTTCTAGAGGAGGGCCGTGTAGACATACATGGCAGGAGAGTGTTAGGCAAGGGCACAGTGGGTATTGTCGCGAAAGCGGTCTTTGCAGGAGGCCTTCAAGTCGCTGTGAAAATACGGAGAGTAGATGCCTCACGTGAAACTCTGTTGAACGAGGCACGCGTACTGAGCCTCGTTAACAGCCACAATATTGGCCCCCGTCTGAGGGCTTATTCTAGGAACTTCCTCGTGTGGGATTATGTAGATGGAATGTCCCTAGAAGAATGGGCAAGGCTTTCCTCTCGAGAGGAGTTAGAGAAAACACTCCGGCTCGTTCTAGAGCAGCTATGGATACTTGATATACTTGGTGTGGCCCACAACGAGCTCTCGAGATTTAAAGACCACGTGCTTGTTAGGAAGGACGGGGTTCCAGTCATACTTGACTTCGAGTCTGCGTCGAGGGGGAGGTCTCGCTCTAATATTCCGCAATTCCTTAGCTTTCTCCTTAACGAGATGTCTGCGACGTCGAGGCTTATTATCGATAAACTATCCCTCAACCCAGAGCGCGAGAGAATAATATCAACTCTAAGGATGTACAAGAGAGGAGAGGCAGGGATTGATGAAGTGCTGGGCATTCTTGGTCTCTGATCTTTAGCCCCTGGCTACTTTACTGTCTCTATCACAACGTAGGTTCTGGTCTCACGTACGCCATCAAGCGTATTAATCTTGTTTAGAATATCGTCCAGTATTGACTGCGAGACGTGGACGATGACATCAATTTCTCCCGTAACCCTATAGACCTTCTCAACGGGTAGGTCACGAAGAGCAGAGTAAATTTGTAACCTTTTTGTAGGCTCTATCTTTAAGGTGATTATAGCCTCCCCGCTCTGCTTTCCGAGTACTTGCAGTGATTTATCCGTTAAGTCTAGGAACCCTCTTCCCGTTCGCAGGAATCCGAGTTCCCGCAATTTCTTTAGATGTGCGTTTAAAGCCTGCCTAGATATGCCAAGGTCTTTTGCAATCCTGTTCTGCGTCTCCGTTACTGTGAATACCCTCAGAGGCTTGCTCTTTTTGAACAGATACTTCAACAACTCAATCTGTTTCTCGGTTAGTATTTTTGAACTCACACTGAATAAAAGACAAATGTAAAATATATCCTTTTCATCGCTTTTACAAACATACTCTGGCTTAAAAGGCCTGTCTTTACACAGGCATTTCCTTGGCTATGCTTTGCATTTAATGGGGCAGACGAGGGATGAGCCCGATCCGGCTTAGCCTCCTTGCAAATAGTTTTTTATCTGTGAATCTCTTTCCTTAATGCTGTGAGTATAACTGTACCGTTTGTCCCAAGTCCGGTAGAAGTCATAAAGAGAGCTTTCCAAATCGCCGAGCTTAAGCCCGGCGAACTTGTCTTGGATCCCGGCTGTGGAGATGGGCGCTCGTTGGTTATAGCCACAAAGGAATTTGGTGCAAGAGGAGTAGGCATAGAGATAAGGAAAGATCTCCTAGAGACTGCCATGAGGAACATCGTGGCTGCCGGAGTGCAGGACAAGGTGCTACTAATACACGGTAGCTTCTATGATGTGAGTTTTCCTCCGGCGGATGTAGTTTTCCTGTACTTGTTGACTTCTGTCAACGAGCGTCTTAGACCAAAACTTGAGCGGGAGCTCAAGCCGACAACGCGCGTTGTTTCCCATGATTTCGAGGTGACCGGGTGGAAGCCTGTCAAGAGTGTCACGGTAGAGGAGGGCGGGAGGACGCATAAAATCTATTATTATATTGTCGGAGAAAGTAAGAGGGGGGTGTAGTATGCCAGAAGAAGTCACGGTCGTCGTCGAGAGCTTGTCTAAGGATCTACTCGAGGTCAAAATCTCGGGCGAGGGGCACACGCTTCTCAACATGCTCGTAGATGAGTTAAACAAGAACCCTCACGTTATGGCGAGTTACAGGGTAGACCATCCCCTGCTTGGAGTAGCACACCTACTAATCAGTACTGACGGTACGGTTACACCCCTAGAAGCGCTTCGTGCCGCTACAGACTCCCTTAGGAACAAACTCGCGGCTCTACGTGAACAGCTACGAGCCCAAGTGAGCTAACAAAGGTACTGGCTAGCAAGGAGCTCGCCCGTCTCGGCGACGCCTTAGTGAACTTTGTAGTCTCTGCTGCTTTATCTCTGGCGTCGGGGAGAGCCCAGGGAGAAAAAGTTCCGCGCCAGACTCTTAGGGAGGCCTATAGGCTTTCAAAACTGTCTACGACTGCCTTGCCATACCATTGTGATCCGGCAGAGAGCGTAGAAGCGCTTTTAGGCTACGCTTGGATTAGAAAGTGCCTCTCTAGCGAGTTTGCAGTGGAACTCATTTATAACCGGCTGTCCAAGGGAGATGCTTTGGAAAAAGCTTTGGCATTTCTCGTAGACTACGTCCTAAACAGCTGTTTGAGAGGCTGAGGCATACAAGACCCTACGTTTGTAGTTCCTAAAGTTCCGCCTCCGTGGGGTGAGGTTTTTCTTAGGCTTTGGAGGGATTTTCGGGGTAGCATTTCTAACTTTCCCAGCCTTTGTAAGGCTACCGTGGGACGGCATACGTCAAACCCTAGGTGATATCCCGCACCACAAGGTATATAAATGTTTTTCTCAACCCTAAGCCTTTTTATTCTTGCGTCTCCATTAGAAGCGGGTAGCCATGGAGAGTGGGTACAGCCAGAAGTTGAGAGACCTGCTCGCTAGCTCCGGCGTGGGCATTTTTGATATGGTGCTAGTACGATTGAGAGACGGAGTGATGCTGAGAGGTATAATCCTGCCACGCCCACAGGTGGGGGATCAAGGCTCTCTTGTTCTTAAGCTTGACAACGGATATAATGTCGGCATAGCGGCTGAGCGTATACTCGAGATAAAATTACTTGAGAAGGGCGCCAGGGCACAACCCCTAACAGAGAAAACCCACAGCTTAAGGGCTTCTGGGGAGAGCGTGTACTTTATAGGAACTGGTGGTACTATAGCTTCAAGGGTCGATTACGTTACAGGTGCTGTCTACCCCTATTTCTCCGCAGAGGAGCTATACTCGATGATCCCGGAACTGGAGGATATTGCCGTCGTAACGAGCGAAACTCTCTTCAACATCTTCAGCGAAGATATGACCCCGCAGCACTGGTCCACGATAGCCAGGAAAATAGGAGAAGTGTACAAGCTGAAAGCCCCGTCTGGGATAGTTGTCGCGCACGGGACTGACACAATGCACTACTCGGCGTCTGCTATAGCATTCGCTGTGCACCAGGCACCAGGTTCAATCGTCTTCACGGGCGCTCAGAGGTCGTCAGATAGGCCCTCGAGCGACTCTGCCCTTAACGTCGTCGGGGCAGCTCTTACAGCGGTTAAGGCTCCTTTCGCGGAGTCGGTCATAGCAATGCACGGGTCTGTGAACGACGACATACTTCTTGTTCACCGCGGCGTCAGGGCGAGAAAAATGCATACAAGTAGGAGGGACGCTTTTATGAGCATAAATAGCTTGCCTCTAGCCAGGGTAGATCCTTTTACTAGAGAGGTGAAGATGCTACAAAGCGAGTACAAGACTCGTTCTGACTCGGTAGAAATTTACCCCGACTTCAGTCCTAAAGTAGCGTTGGTGAAATTTTATCCCGGAATGGATCCCTCACTTCTCGAATTTTATCGAGAGAAAGGCTACACTGGATTAGTAATCGAGGGGACGGGGCTCGGGCATATAAACAGTAATCTTGTACCTACAATAGGTTCCTTGGTTAGAGACGGGATAATAGTCGTAATTTCGTCCCAATGCCTCTGGGGCTCGGTGAATTTAAATGTCTATAGGACAGGAGTCGAGCTCCTAAAGGCCGGCGCAATCCCTGCTGGGAACATGTTGCCCGAAGTTGCGTACGTCAAGCTGAGCTGGGTTCTCGGACAAACAAGTGACATTGAGGAAGCTCAGAAACTTTTCAAGACTAATATTGCCTATGAACTCTCTGAGAGAGATGAGTATAGACACTACCCGGGAGCTATGGGGTGGTGGTAGTGGACAGCTTGCCAAAGATCAAATGTGGATTGGAAATACACCAGATGCTCGACACTAAGGAAAAGCTTTTCTGCTCCTGTCCAACCGTAATAAGGAAGGATCAGGCTGATTACAGTTTCATGCGCAGGCTACGCCTCGCACGCAGCGAGATAGGCGAGCTAGACCCTGCGGCCCTCTTCGAGTTCGAGAAAGGTCTACACTTCATTTACGAGGGTTACAACGAAAACGTGTGCCTTGTTGAGATGGACGAGGAGCCCCCCCACCAGCCTAACAGAGAGGCCATAGAACTGGCTTTGAAATTCGCGTTGATAGTCAAAGCTCATGTCGTGGACGAGATACACGTTATGAGAAAGATAGTTATCGACGGCTCTAACACGACAGGGTTCCAGAGAACGATGCTCATCGCCATCGGGGGGCGCGTGAATGTGCGCGGGAAAGAGATTCCCATAGAGACAATATGCCTTGAGGAGGACGCGGCCAGGAAGGTTGATGAAGATCCTACGAGGAGGTCAGTAACCTACCGGTTAGATAGGCTCGGGATACCCCTAATCGAAGTAGCGACAGGGCCTGTGATAGAGTCCCCGGAGGAAGCGAGAGAGGTGGCACACTATATAGGACTACTGCTTAGGTCAATGGGACGTGTTAAGAGGGGGTTGGGAACCATAAGGCAGGATTTAAATATCTCAATAGAAGGTGGAGCTAAAGTTGAAATTAAAGGCGTGCAGTACCTTGACCTGATACCTCTTGTCGTTAAGAATGAGGCTAGGAGGCAACAGAGGCTCCTTGAGATAAGGGACGAGCTTAAGAGAAGGGGCTTAAAAGAAGAGGACATACTATTCTCTCCAGTAGACGTGACTGTCGTATTCAGGAATACAAAGTCAAGGGTTGCCAGGAGTGCAATTGAAAAGGGGGGCGTAGCCCTGGCATTAAAACTAAAGGGGTTTAAGGGAATACTAGGAGTAGAACTACAGCCTGGTAGACGCTTTGGCGCCGAACTTGCTGACCGTGCGCGTTACTGGGCTAGGGTCGGCGGAATATTCCATAGTGACGAGTTGCCAGCGTACGGTATATCAATGGAGGAGGTCGAAGAAGTGAAGAGACTTCTGGGGACTGAGGAGAATGATGCCTTCGTACTAGTTTTCGACGAAAAGGAGAAAGCGCTGAAAGCCCTGGAAGCTGTTCATTCCAGAATTATTGAAGCGTTCCACGGTGTCCCGGAAGAAACTCGAGCGGCTAATCCCGACGGTACTACGAGGTTTATGAGGCCTAGGCCCGGGAAGGCCAGAATGTATCCTGAGACAGATGTGAGACCCATTAAGGTCGACGGGAGCCTGTTAGCCAGGCTCGAGAGAGAACTGCCAGAACCCCCCGAGAAGACTCTTGAGAGGCTTAAGAACAAGTACAAACTCTCTGAAGATCTAGCGCAGCAGCTCTTCAACTCCGAGCACCTTTTTCTCTTCGAAGAACTCGTAACGAAAACTGGCGCTTCACCGGTGCTTGTTGCATCAGTCTTAACAAACACTCTGAGAAACCTCAGACGGGAGGGCGTGAATATTGAGAACATTGAAGAGGATCACCTATTCGGCGTGTTCAAAGCCGTTGCCAGCGGGAAAATAGCCAAAGAGGCTATTCCAGATGTTTTAAAGGCTATAGCGGAAAACCCCGAGCTCAGCGTAGAGAGCATACTTAGCAAGCTGTCTCTACAGAGCCTGACTATAAGCGAACTCGAGGAGCTCGTCAGCCAAATAATCTCAGAGCGGAAGCAGTTGGTAGAAGAAAAGGGCGAGAAGGCCTTCAGCCCGATAATGGGTTTAGTCATGGAGAGAGTTAGAGGAAGAATCGATGGGAAAACAGTCGCGGAGGTCGTCAGGAAAAAGCTCCTCGAAGCTATTTCTTCTTAGCACTCCTCCTCAGCTCCACAAGTTTTTCTGCAATCTTCCTAATCACTATGCTCTTCTTCTCAGTTGTTTTTACGAAGATTCTCCCCTCGCTATCGTACCAGTAAGCAGGGAATTTCGCGTTCCTGTCTATGGCGACGTCCTTATACCCCGCTTTTTCAGCGGCCAGCGCCAACTCTTCCACGCGGGGCTTTTCGACGGAGAGGCTCTTTGGAACACGTCTACCTTTATCCCGCGGCTTGGTCGAATCGAAGTAGACTGTCCAAATTATTTTACCGTTTCTACGCTTCATGAGCCTTCAACGAGAACGGCGTTAACTACTCCATCTTGACCAGGCCTTGAAGTAACTACGGCTTTACCTACCTCTGTTTGGATTATTGCCCCACGCGTTACTACCCCTCTCTTAGCAAGATCCCTGTTGGAGGGGTTATCTATGACTTTTAGCACTTTTGCTTTAACGGTTTTCTTTTGACTCGGAATATAAACATTGGCTTCGCTCGCAGTTTTAATCTTGACCTTTACATTCCCGCCTCTTACACGCACTATCTTCGCCTCTGTCTTTTCTCCGAGAGTGGGGTTTAAAGGATGGCGTCCAGTAAGGTACTTCCTCTTTACTTTCACGTGGCGGCCTTTCATACCTCCAGTTATTTTCCTGAGGTCGTTTCCGTGGTAAACACCCATGCCTATCTCCCCAGTCACATTACTCTGACCCCTTTTAAGCCTTTTCAGCCTGGGGGTAGCACCAGGTACGATGCTTCGCACGGCGCTTACAAGGAGGTTACCCCTGGAGGGCGGGTGCTCAGAAAAGGTTATACGTTACT contains these protein-coding regions:
- the cca gene encoding CCA tRNA nucleotidyltransferase, whose protein sequence is MTSAGCVEGNYPECLLKYFSRLEPSEEQREKISKVADQAIGTLHKIIESRELQNIIHEVSIHGSFARDTWLPEDVDIDIFILFDERVGVEDLRKITEALSAQLADRLGAELETRFAAHPYFVVKYRGVELELVPAYKVEKPEEMKSAVDRTPFHTDYVVSQLRKNPGLKRDIRIFKALLRRLNIYGAEAEVKGFSGYLSEVLIIHFGGLTPLLRAVAKWVPWRVVIPESAQKLRGSAPLVVLDPVDPRRNAAAAVGVEQLSKLIAFANTFTYKPEILCCILEDLEEEVEYTPDGDTLILRLRDHPPLVQDALAGKISRVLDSVTNTLQRYNFKVLRKLYLKLEDEHLLVFQLEALELPIYEKKIGPPVWHKNIINFLSKWASNLPAPFVEGDRAVVVAPRKIRRAIDTVKEVLRVYRGFEWEIHDAPSFLEGLAQDKKYMLLKALAGYEPWIICLRRCLGGSPS
- a CDS encoding Lrp/AsnC family transcriptional regulator, encoding MSSKILTEKQIELLKYLFKKSKPLRVFTVTETQNRIAKDLGISRQALNAHLKKLRELGFLRTGRGFLDLTDKSLQVLGKQSGEAIITLKIEPTKRLQIYSALRDLPVEKVYRVTGEIDVIVHVSQSILDDILNKINTLDGVRETRTYVVIETVK
- a CDS encoding SAM-dependent methyltransferase, whose amino-acid sequence is MSITVPFVPSPVEVIKRAFQIAELKPGELVLDPGCGDGRSLVIATKEFGARGVGIEIRKDLLETAMRNIVAAGVQDKVLLIHGSFYDVSFPPADVVFLYLLTSVNERLRPKLERELKPTTRVVSHDFEVTGWKPVKSVTVEEGGRTHKIYYYIVGESKRGV
- a CDS encoding RpoL/Rpb11 RNA polymerase subunit family protein, whose translation is MPEEVTVVVESLSKDLLEVKISGEGHTLLNMLVDELNKNPHVMASYRVDHPLLGVAHLLISTDGTVTPLEALRAATDSLRNKLAALREQLRAQVS
- a CDS encoding ribonuclease III family protein yields the protein MASKELARLGDALVNFVVSAALSLASGRAQGEKVPRQTLREAYRLSKLSTTALPYHCDPAESVEALLGYAWIRKCLSSEFAVELIYNRLSKGDALEKALAFLVDYVLNSCLRG
- a CDS encoding 30S ribosomal protein S30e, with translation MPSHGSLTKAGKVRNATPKIPPKPKKNLTPRRRNFRNYKRRVLYASASQTAV
- the gatD gene encoding Glu-tRNA(Gln) amidotransferase subunit GatD; its protein translation is MESGYSQKLRDLLASSGVGIFDMVLVRLRDGVMLRGIILPRPQVGDQGSLVLKLDNGYNVGIAAERILEIKLLEKGARAQPLTEKTHSLRASGESVYFIGTGGTIASRVDYVTGAVYPYFSAEELYSMIPELEDIAVVTSETLFNIFSEDMTPQHWSTIARKIGEVYKLKAPSGIVVAHGTDTMHYSASAIAFAVHQAPGSIVFTGAQRSSDRPSSDSALNVVGAALTAVKAPFAESVIAMHGSVNDDILLVHRGVRARKMHTSRRDAFMSINSLPLARVDPFTREVKMLQSEYKTRSDSVEIYPDFSPKVALVKFYPGMDPSLLEFYREKGYTGLVIEGTGLGHINSNLVPTIGSLVRDGIIVVISSQCLWGSVNLNVYRTGVELLKAGAIPAGNMLPEVAYVKLSWVLGQTSDIEEAQKLFKTNIAYELSERDEYRHYPGAMGWW